The region ACCGAAACACTCGATACAATTGAATACGCCAAACAGCATGGTATGACATGTGTGGTATCACACAGATCTGGAGAGACGGAAGACACATTCATAGCAGATTTGGCGGTTGCTACAAATTGTGGAATGATCAAAACAGGTTCACTCTCAAGAAGTGAGAGAATTGCCAAATACAACAGATTGCTGAGAATTGAGGAAGAACTCGCCGAAGCATCTCAGTACAAAGGCTTGAATGCTTTTTATAGCATCTACATCTAAATAATGTTGTCTAAAACAACAAGCGCGGCATGCATGCCGCGCTTTATTCAGCGGGTGATGAAATTATGGAAAGAAACGATATTTCATTAAGAGCAGGATGGATAGGGGTTTTTGCCAATGCCTTTTTAGCAGCACTTAAAATATTTGTTGGATGGTTTTTTAATAGTACTGCTGTGCTTGCAGATGGTATTGACACGGCAACAGATATTTTTACATCGCTAATAACCCTGATTTCGAGCAGAATATCAAGTCGTCCACCTGATGAAACACACCCTTACGGCCATGAAAAGATAGAGGCAATTGCCGCAAAGATAGTGTCCTTTGTAATTTTTTATGCCGGGGCAAGTTTGATGGTTTCTTCGCTCAGAAAGATTTACTTGGGTCAATATACTGTTATTATAGGTGTTTTGCCAATAGTTGTTTCATTGATATCGATAGCTGCCAAGACGTGGCTTTTTATCTATAAATATAGAGTTGGCAAAAAAATAAAGAGTTCTGTCTTCATTGCTGATGCTCTTAATATGAGGAATGATATACTCATATCTTCTACAGTATTTGTGAGTATTATTCTTAGTAAATATGGACTTCTCTGGGTTGATGGAGTTGTTGCGTTGATGATTTCTGCAATGGTAATTAAAACCGCATTCGAGATATTCAGGGAAACAAGTTATGAATTAATGGATGGAATGGCAAATCTTGATATATACAATCAAATATTCAAGGCTATCGAAACAGTTCGAGGAGCTTTTAATCCTCATAAAGTTCGTGTAAGGCAGGCTGGTTATAAATATTTTGTTGATATGGATATTGAAGTTGACGGGAAAATTTCTGTCCAGGAAGGCCACGAAATAGCAACAAGAGTAAAACATGCTATAATCAAACAAAATGACAGAATAGCTGATGTGATGGTCCATGTAGAGCCAATCGGTAATGTTGAAAAAGAAGCGTATGGACTTAGCCAGAACCAGATAAAAGGGGGTATAGACTCTGATAATCAAAGGTGAAAAGATTGAACTAAGACCTGTTGAACTTTCTGATCTTGAACAGTTGCTGAATATTAATGACGAAGAGGTCAGGGCTAATCTTTTGTCAAGTTTTCCGATCAACAGACTTAGAGAAGAAGAATGGGTAAAAAATCTTTACGCAAATCAACGTGATATCGTTATGGGGATTGTTCCATTTGAAGGAAAGAAGCTTGTAGGAACAACAGGATTACATGGCATTGACTGGGTGAACAGAAACGCAGAATTCGGAATAGCTATAACCGATAAAAACTACTGGAACAGAGGTTTTGGAACAGAGGCAACAATACTCATGTTGAAATATGCTTTTGAATATCTCAATTTGCATAGAGTCTCGTTGCGCGTTTATGAATACAATAACAGAGCAATTCATGTTTATGAAAAATGCGGTTTTATTCGCGAAGGAAAATTGAGGCAGGCAAGATATATGAAAGGTAAATATTATGATGTCCTTGTGATGAGTATCCTCAGCGGTGAGTATTTTCAGCGACAATCAATGCACTGACCAGTGAATTGATGAACTCTACATATGTTCTGGAATTCGATGCCAGCACATCTATTTCAACAACCGGCAATTTTAATTGTTGTGCAAGATTTATAACTGTAGAACTTTCGATACTACTTTCGGTTATTATGTAACGAATTTGTTTTTCTTTAATGAGTTTGCTTACCTCATTTATTTTTTTCGTAGTCAAACCTTCTTCATGGCCGCTTTCAAGAAAAACGATATCGCCCAGATCAAACCTTTTTGCAAAATGTATCAGGGCTGGATGAAGTTCAAGAAGCGTCTTTTTTCTTAAAGGAGAGAGTTTTTCATACCACAGGCTCAAATTAGCGAATACTTCATCGGCAAAATTTTTCCAGTTTTCCCTGAGAATTTGTGAAAACTCTGGATATGTTGAGGAGATCTCTTTATATACTTGATGTGCAAACAAAACAGTATACACTGGATCAAGCCACAAATGCTGATCTTGCTTTGACGCTTGTTCAAAAATTCCGTCAGAGAAAACCATAACTTTTTCCGGGAATAGTTCTTTTGCTTTATCAATCCATTCTTCAATACCAGATAGTACTATTAAATCGGCATCATAAAGTGATTTGACATCGCTGACTTTTAGCTGGTAGAGATGAGGGTTTGTATTTTCCATCAATACTCTTATTTCAAATTGCGATCCACAAATACTTTCGAGCACAAGCGCCAAAGGCTTTATTGACGTTACTATTGTTTCTGAAAGAGCTGACGTTGATATAAAGATCATCAGAATTATTAATAACAAAAATTTTTTCATGTGGTATCTCTCCAAGAAAGACACACACCTCTGGTGGAGCCGATGGGACTTGAACCCACGACCTCTACCGTGCCATGGTAGCGCTCTCCCAAACTGAGCTACGGCCCCAGCTGTTATTATTATACAGCCATATGCTTAGTTTTTCAAGTTTGGGATCAACATGGCATATTTTCCAAAAGATAGGTTTATACAGATGTGCATGCACATTACCCGGGTAACTTCTTCCAATATATAATATACGTTTTTTAAAAACGAGTGGTAGAGCAAAAACGCTGATAGAAAGCTGGTAATTGGCTAAAATCAAAAGAGTTTCTTTCACCATAACTACATTTCTGTGTTATTTAACTGTACTGTTACTTGTAATTTTGAAAATTGATAATTTTGATTCTTTTGATGTAAGTTAACTCTGATCTGATACAATTCAACCAGGGGGTGAAGGTATGTTTTTCGCTAATTTTACTCTTAAAACAGAAGATGAAAAGCTGATTTCGGAGAAAGATTTTATAGGTAAATATACAATTTTGAGCCTTTTTCGAGAATTGGATTTACCAAATTTCATACATTACGCAGCGGAACTATCAAATTTCGTGGAATGGTTCGAGTTGAAAAACGCTCGAGTTGCCGTTGTTTTATCATGCCCGGCTGAAAAACTGAAGCAAATTAAAACCACCTGCAAGCTGAGAATAGAACTTCTCTGTGATGAAAATGGTTCTTTAATGCAATCAGTGGATAATTTGAAAGATAAAAAAATCTCACCGGCAACCATTATATTAGACAGATGGGGCAGGGTTAGAAAGATGTTTGATGAAATTTGCTTAGATTCACTCAAAGAAGAATTTGAGCAAATCATTACTGACGATAATACTTTGAATCCATTGATTCAATTGAGAAGAGCTAAAAGATCATTCAGTCAGGAAAAAGTCTCGAGAAATGCATTAAAAACAATCATATCAGCGGCACACCTTGCTCCATCATGTGCCAACAAGCAGCCATGGAGATTTATTGTAATTGAATCCAGAGATTTTCTCGAGAAAATTCATAAAGCACTGTCAGGCGGTAATTATTGGATGAAAAATGCACCGGCGCTAATTGTTGTTTATTCAAAAAAAGATCTGGATTGTGAACTATCTGATGGAAGAGATTATTTTCTCTTTGATCTTGGTCAGGCCGTTGCTCTTTTGCAAATTCAGGCTACCCAGATGGGGTTGATAGCGCATCCTGTAGCTGGTTTTGATCCGGTTTTAGTAAAACAGGTACTCTCAATTCCTGAAGAATACACAGTTATAACCATATTAGCAATTGGTTATCCATCAGGAAATATCTCCAGCCTGTCTGAAAAACATCAGGCGATTGAATTTTCCTCTCGAAAACGCGAAAAACTCGATAATGTTGCAAAATTTATTTGATTCTATACAAAGGTGGTGATGAAGATGAACAAGCAAGATAAACCCAAGGATCGAGAACACTGGGCAGTGGGTGCTATGACATTGATTGGAGTAGGTGTTGGTTTCATCTTTTTGCAGAGGTCTGTTATGTGGTTTGTTGCCAGCATTTTGATAGGTATTGGTTCCGGATTGCTTATAAGTGTTATCCTTTCCAGAAAAAATTCGTGATCATTTAACATGATTACCAGCAGAAATCACCCGCTTCTGTGAATGAGTAAAGAAATGGGTAAAGAATTTACTAAAATTAGCATGTAAATGGTAAACTTGCAGAAAGAACAACCCTTTGAGCGTGAGAAATAAGTTACCTTGACCGCGAAATTTCCGCTTATATTAAGTTGGGGCAGTTTACAGAAAGTCAACTCCCCACCGCTTGTAAAAGCGGGGGCTTGAAAAGCTTAGTTGACTACCCTCAGCCACATAAGTGGCTACGTTAGACAGGTACACCCTATGATGCTGCTCAAGTTCCAGGCTCTGTCGTGCAGGTCTAAACAGTCCTGAGGGGTAGGGGCAGTGGCAGACATAACAAGCCTGTCTAACATTGAGGATGAGCACCTTACAGGGATAATCCCTGAGTTATCGTCAAAAGACGATAAACCATTAATGCCAACAAAAAGACATGGCAAAGTAAGAAGA is a window of Pseudothermotoga elfii DSM 9442 = NBRC 107921 DNA encoding:
- a CDS encoding nitroreductase family protein; its protein translation is MFFANFTLKTEDEKLISEKDFIGKYTILSLFRELDLPNFIHYAAELSNFVEWFELKNARVAVVLSCPAEKLKQIKTTCKLRIELLCDENGSLMQSVDNLKDKKISPATIILDRWGRVRKMFDEICLDSLKEEFEQIITDDNTLNPLIQLRRAKRSFSQEKVSRNALKTIISAAHLAPSCANKQPWRFIVIESRDFLEKIHKALSGGNYWMKNAPALIVVYSKKDLDCELSDGRDYFLFDLGQAVALLQIQATQMGLIAHPVAGFDPVLVKQVLSIPEEYTVITILAIGYPSGNISSLSEKHQAIEFSSRKREKLDNVAKFI
- a CDS encoding metal ABC transporter substrate-binding protein: MKKFLLLIILMIFISTSALSETIVTSIKPLALVLESICGSQFEIRVLMENTNPHLYQLKVSDVKSLYDADLIVLSGIEEWIDKAKELFPEKVMVFSDGIFEQASKQDQHLWLDPVYTVLFAHQVYKEISSTYPEFSQILRENWKNFADEVFANLSLWYEKLSPLRKKTLLELHPALIHFAKRFDLGDIVFLESGHEEGLTTKKINEVSKLIKEKQIRYIITESSIESSTVINLAQQLKLPVVEIDVLASNSRTYVEFINSLVSALIVAENTHR
- a CDS encoding cation diffusion facilitator family transporter, with the translated sequence MERNDISLRAGWIGVFANAFLAALKIFVGWFFNSTAVLADGIDTATDIFTSLITLISSRISSRPPDETHPYGHEKIEAIAAKIVSFVIFYAGASLMVSSLRKIYLGQYTVIIGVLPIVVSLISIAAKTWLFIYKYRVGKKIKSSVFIADALNMRNDILISSTVFVSIILSKYGLLWVDGVVALMISAMVIKTAFEIFRETSYELMDGMANLDIYNQIFKAIETVRGAFNPHKVRVRQAGYKYFVDMDIEVDGKISVQEGHEIATRVKHAIIKQNDRIADVMVHVEPIGNVEKEAYGLSQNQIKGGIDSDNQR
- a CDS encoding GNAT family N-acetyltransferase; protein product: MELRPVELSDLEQLLNINDEEVRANLLSSFPINRLREEEWVKNLYANQRDIVMGIVPFEGKKLVGTTGLHGIDWVNRNAEFGIAITDKNYWNRGFGTEATILMLKYAFEYLNLHRVSLRVYEYNNRAIHVYEKCGFIREGKLRQARYMKGKYYDVLVMSILSGEYFQRQSMH